A portion of the Algisphaera agarilytica genome contains these proteins:
- a CDS encoding RrF2 family transcriptional regulator: MKLTKTSAQAALAMGYLAEQTATRPTQARQVAEHLGIPTDSTLKILQTLVRQQLLRSQLGRSGGYQMLVPAEYISLLQIVEAIDGPINTELPLDSPSPEVEGRLSLLHDVCMRSTEHLRRELSSVTVADLMNAAKSGAPVLTPASYAIAG, encoded by the coding sequence ATGAAATTGACCAAGACCTCCGCCCAAGCCGCTCTGGCGATGGGTTATCTCGCTGAGCAGACCGCCACCCGCCCCACCCAAGCCCGTCAGGTGGCTGAGCACCTGGGTATCCCGACCGATTCCACCCTCAAGATCCTGCAGACCCTTGTCCGTCAGCAATTGCTGCGTAGCCAACTCGGCCGCAGCGGCGGCTACCAGATGCTGGTTCCCGCCGAGTACATCTCCTTGCTGCAGATCGTTGAAGCCATCGACGGCCCGATCAACACCGAACTGCCGCTGGACAGCCCGTCCCCCGAAGTGGAAGGCCGGCTCTCGTTGCTGCACGACGTCTGCATGCGTTCGACCGAGCACCTGCGCCGCGAACTCTCGAGCGTCACCGTGGCCGACCTGATGAACGCCGCGAAATCCGGGGCCCCGGTCCTCACGCCGGCGTCCTACGCCATCGCGGGTTAA
- a CDS encoding chemotaxis protein CheW, translated as MSEHETTNDFLEEDNDHDLLQLVSFEIGVEEYAIPILAVQEINRMMPITRVPHSPAAVEGVINLRGRIIPVIDMRKRFGLKPSADEGDARVIVVEVGNVGRVIGFTVDRVHEVLRLDKTIIDPAPTAGNGVKADFICGVGKLEDRLLILIDLERLFTREDFIDANGLAA; from the coding sequence ATGAGTGAGCACGAAACGACCAACGACTTCTTGGAAGAGGATAACGATCACGATCTGTTGCAACTTGTGAGTTTTGAGATCGGCGTTGAGGAGTACGCCATCCCGATCCTCGCAGTTCAGGAGATCAACCGGATGATGCCGATCACCCGGGTGCCTCACTCCCCCGCCGCGGTGGAGGGTGTGATCAATCTGCGTGGCCGGATCATCCCCGTTATCGACATGCGTAAACGCTTCGGCCTCAAGCCTTCGGCCGACGAGGGCGATGCCCGTGTCATCGTGGTCGAAGTAGGCAATGTCGGCCGAGTGATCGGCTTCACCGTCGACCGCGTGCATGAAGTGCTCCGTCTCGACAAGACCATTATCGACCCTGCCCCGACCGCCGGCAACGGCGTCAAGGCCGACTTCATCTGCGGGGTGGGCAAACTCGAGGATCGGCTGTTGATCCTGATCGATCTCGAACGGCTGTTCACCCGCGAAGACTTCATCGACGCCAACGGCCTCGCCGCCTGA
- a CDS encoding CheR family methyltransferase, with the protein MPTTKRLTLSDAQFETLRKVVYDRSGIHFQDSKKYVLESRLSRRLEELEFDDYDQYLMFLTSGPYQTDEFQEMFNRITINETSFFRNEPQLDVFEQRILPEILEKRKSSKTLRLWSAACSSGEEPYTLAMILHRSLGIRLADWKIEILGTDISEKVLNIANGGRYPHYAVKSTNPMVLSRYFKQEGREYILDPEIMSMVHFEKLNLKDTYAARRFGTFDVIFCRNVMIYFDDQMKTNCVKMFHKQLADDGTLMIGHSESLRNLDVKFTQLNIPQGFAYQKSDA; encoded by the coding sequence ATGCCCACGACCAAACGGCTAACCCTCTCCGACGCACAGTTCGAAACACTCCGCAAGGTCGTCTATGACCGCTCGGGCATCCACTTCCAAGACTCCAAGAAGTACGTCCTCGAGTCGCGGCTGTCGCGCCGCCTCGAAGAGCTTGAGTTCGACGACTACGACCAGTACCTAATGTTCCTGACCTCCGGCCCGTACCAGACCGACGAATTCCAGGAGATGTTCAACCGCATCACCATCAACGAGACCAGCTTCTTCCGCAACGAACCGCAACTCGACGTGTTCGAGCAGCGCATCCTGCCCGAGATCCTCGAGAAGCGCAAGAGCAGCAAGACGCTGCGTCTCTGGTCCGCCGCGTGTTCCTCTGGCGAAGAGCCCTACACCCTGGCCATGATCCTGCACCGCTCGCTGGGTATCCGCCTGGCGGACTGGAAGATCGAGATCCTGGGCACCGACATCTCCGAGAAGGTCCTGAACATCGCCAACGGCGGCCGCTATCCGCACTACGCGGTGAAGTCCACCAACCCGATGGTGCTGTCGCGTTATTTCAAGCAGGAAGGCCGTGAGTACATCCTCGACCCCGAGATCATGAGCATGGTCCACTTCGAGAAGCTCAATCTCAAAGACACCTACGCCGCCCGGCGGTTCGGCACGTTCGACGTGATTTTCTGCCGCAACGTGATGATCTACTTCGACGACCAGATGAAGACCAACTGCGTGAAGATGTTCCACAAACAGCTTGCCGACGACGGCACGCTGATGATCGGGCACAGCGAATCGCTGCGAAACCTCGACGTGAAATTCACCCAACTCAACATCCCCCAAGGCTTCGCGTATCAAAAATCCGACGCCTAA
- a CDS encoding chemotaxis protein CheA encodes MNDMDASLLQDFLTESSELIEQLDQDLVTLESAPESEQGDICNSCFRALHTIKGAAGFLGLEPVIEFAHAAEDALNRLRRGEVAVSAQVMDLLLQSADVVRGQIEQLAAGESPSPADPALIAALNAIGSDDAGADASASTDDAQETDASSENDAEPGEPLELGPQKMDLIEFMVTDLQDYSAQLTDTIRQVTNDATRSEAAEQLGEIADNMVKTADFFELDDLTAVTQLMFEVAPKLNDLSSELVAEIEVRLRAAKWIIDKQAEALGKLRVLSWPLETFLQRLSQLADGEPLDADFATKHGGEVEQLLILDGIVDEPAAAEVLDDIAGKIEPAESETPAPPQANEPAAPAAPQAAPKAAKEPGPKTAAQVEQTIRVEVGRLESLLNLVGQLVLNKNRVVALSRTVGEAGIEQELSESFAEAAGDLDRLTSELQVGVMRTRMQPLAKLFDRYPRVIRDIARHTDKKINLEIVGKDTEVDKSVLELLADPLVHILRNSADHGIELPTTRADNGKTEEGTISLSAEHQGSHVRVAITDDGKGLSRQVIGGKAIEKGLVTPEALANLADEEVFRFIFEAGFSTAAQVSDLSGRGVGMDVVRTNISKLNGAINIMSTEGQGTTIEILIPLTVAIMPAMMIESDSDQYAIPLQSIVEIIRPEDASISSIQGQQVVRLRDSVLPLIDLRDRLGQPPLPPEQRFAVVVKVGAQQIGLVVDGLIGQQEIVIKPLEDGYTEGGPFSGATIREDGRVCLILDVIQLIKTPCGTPQPHGDRAAA; translated from the coding sequence ATGAACGACATGGACGCCAGCCTGCTACAGGATTTCCTCACCGAGTCTTCGGAGCTGATCGAGCAGCTCGACCAAGATCTGGTCACCCTCGAGTCCGCGCCCGAGTCCGAGCAGGGCGACATCTGCAACAGCTGCTTCCGTGCGCTGCACACCATCAAGGGCGCCGCAGGCTTCCTGGGGCTTGAGCCCGTGATCGAGTTCGCCCACGCCGCGGAAGACGCGCTCAACCGCCTGCGCAGGGGCGAAGTCGCGGTGAGTGCCCAGGTGATGGACCTGCTGCTGCAGTCGGCGGATGTGGTCCGCGGACAGATCGAACAGCTCGCCGCCGGCGAATCGCCGAGCCCGGCCGACCCCGCCCTCATCGCCGCCCTTAACGCCATCGGCAGCGACGACGCCGGCGCGGACGCTTCGGCGTCTACGGATGACGCGCAGGAAACCGATGCATCTTCCGAAAACGACGCCGAGCCCGGCGAGCCCCTCGAGCTCGGCCCGCAAAAGATGGACCTGATCGAGTTCATGGTCACCGACCTGCAGGACTACTCGGCCCAGCTCACCGACACCATCCGTCAGGTCACCAACGACGCGACCCGCTCCGAGGCCGCTGAGCAGCTCGGCGAGATCGCCGACAACATGGTCAAGACCGCCGACTTCTTCGAGCTCGACGACCTGACCGCGGTAACCCAGCTCATGTTCGAGGTCGCGCCGAAGCTCAACGACCTGTCGTCTGAACTCGTCGCGGAAATCGAAGTGCGTCTGCGTGCGGCCAAGTGGATCATCGACAAGCAGGCCGAGGCGCTGGGCAAACTCCGTGTGTTGTCCTGGCCGTTGGAGACGTTCCTGCAACGCCTGAGCCAGCTCGCCGACGGGGAACCCCTGGACGCCGACTTCGCCACGAAACACGGCGGCGAGGTCGAGCAGCTGCTGATCCTCGATGGCATCGTGGACGAGCCCGCCGCGGCCGAGGTGCTCGACGATATCGCCGGCAAGATCGAGCCCGCCGAATCCGAAACCCCTGCCCCGCCCCAGGCCAACGAGCCCGCGGCCCCCGCTGCGCCCCAGGCCGCCCCGAAGGCCGCCAAAGAGCCGGGCCCCAAAACCGCGGCCCAGGTCGAGCAGACCATCCGCGTTGAAGTCGGCCGGCTCGAGTCGCTGCTGAACCTCGTCGGCCAGTTGGTGCTGAATAAGAACCGCGTGGTCGCGCTCAGCCGAACGGTGGGTGAGGCCGGCATCGAGCAAGAACTCAGTGAATCCTTCGCCGAGGCCGCCGGCGACCTGGATCGCCTCACCAGCGAACTCCAGGTCGGTGTGATGCGCACCCGCATGCAGCCGCTCGCTAAGCTGTTTGATCGCTACCCCCGGGTTATCCGCGACATCGCCCGCCACACCGACAAGAAGATCAACCTCGAGATCGTTGGCAAAGACACCGAGGTCGACAAGTCCGTCCTCGAGCTCCTGGCCGACCCGTTGGTCCACATCCTCCGCAACTCGGCCGACCACGGCATCGAGTTGCCCACCACCCGTGCAGACAACGGCAAGACCGAAGAGGGCACGATCAGCCTCTCGGCCGAGCACCAGGGCAGCCACGTCCGCGTCGCCATCACCGACGACGGCAAGGGCCTCTCACGCCAGGTCATCGGTGGCAAGGCGATCGAGAAGGGTCTGGTCACGCCCGAGGCGTTGGCCAACCTCGCCGACGAAGAAGTTTTCCGCTTCATCTTCGAGGCCGGCTTCTCCACCGCCGCCCAGGTCTCCGACCTCTCGGGCCGCGGCGTGGGCATGGACGTGGTCCGCACCAACATCAGCAAGCTCAACGGCGCGATCAACATCATGTCGACCGAGGGCCAGGGCACGACGATCGAGATCCTCATCCCGCTGACCGTCGCCATCATGCCCGCGATGATGATCGAGTCTGACTCCGACCAGTACGCGATCCCGCTGCAGAGCATCGTCGAGATCATCCGCCCCGAAGACGCATCGATCTCTTCGATCCAGGGGCAACAGGTCGTGCGGTTGCGCGACAGCGTGCTGCCGCTCATCGATCTGCGCGACCGCTTGGGCCAGCCCCCGCTGCCGCCCGAGCAGCGTTTCGCGGTCGTGGTCAAGGTCGGTGCACAGCAGATCGGCCTCGTGGTCGACGGCCTGATCGGGCAGCAGGAAATCGTCATCAAACCGCTCGAAGACGGCTACACCGAGGGCGGGCCGTTCTCCGGTGCCACCATCCGCGAAGACGGCCGGGTGTGCCTGATCCTCGACGTGATCCAGCTCATCAAGACCCCTTGCGGCACGCCTCAGCCTCACGGCGACCGGGCGGCCGCGTAA
- a CDS encoding chemotaxis protein CheX, with protein MDSQFIIPFIDSVTNVFETMLQLKVEVGTPSIKPAESESHDVSGIIGMSGDVEGTIVLGFPTASAERAVAVFTGMEMDSKHEDFADAIGELVNMVSGGAKAKFTDRKVSITCPSVIVGQHHTVTGRKDILTIHIPVECDLGNFSVDVSIRDALASEAAA; from the coding sequence GTGGACAGCCAATTCATCATCCCGTTCATTGATTCGGTGACCAACGTCTTCGAGACGATGCTCCAGCTCAAGGTGGAAGTCGGCACCCCGTCGATCAAGCCCGCCGAGTCCGAATCGCACGACGTGTCCGGCATCATCGGCATGTCCGGCGACGTCGAAGGCACCATCGTCCTGGGCTTCCCCACCGCCAGCGCCGAACGCGCGGTCGCTGTCTTCACCGGTATGGAGATGGACTCGAAGCACGAAGACTTCGCCGACGCCATCGGCGAGCTGGTCAACATGGTCTCCGGCGGCGCCAAGGCCAAGTTCACCGATCGTAAGGTCAGCATCACCTGCCCCTCGGTCATCGTCGGCCAGCACCACACGGTCACCGGCCGCAAAGACATACTTACCATCCACATTCCGGTCGAATGCGACCTGGGCAACTTCAGTGTCGATGTTTCGATCCGCGACGCCCTGGCCTCCGAAGCCGCCGCGTAA
- a CDS encoding response regulator produces MKVLLVDDSKTMRNIQRGILTQLGYSQIEEAVDGQDALDKVTSFCPELILLDWNMPNMDGITFIKEYRSSGATTPVIMVTTEAEKSRVVEAIKAGVNNYVVKPFTPDILSQRIQETLSRAAA; encoded by the coding sequence ATGAAAGTGCTACTGGTAGACGATTCGAAAACGATGCGCAACATCCAGCGTGGCATCCTGACCCAGCTCGGCTACAGCCAGATCGAAGAGGCGGTGGACGGCCAGGACGCCTTGGATAAAGTCACGTCGTTCTGCCCCGAGCTGATCCTGCTGGACTGGAACATGCCCAACATGGACGGCATCACCTTCATCAAGGAATACCGCAGCAGCGGCGCTACCACCCCCGTGATTATGGTCACCACCGAAGCCGAGAAGTCGCGCGTCGTGGAAGCCATCAAGGCCGGCGTGAACAACTACGTTGTCAAGCCGTTTACCCCAGATATTCTGAGTCAACGTATCCAGGAAACGCTCAGCAGAGCTGCGGCCTAA